A stretch of the Thiocystis violascens DSM 198 genome encodes the following:
- a CDS encoding YbeD family protein: protein MSDPQETLFSFPCSFPIKAMGLANRGLESAVIEIVRRHAPGFDETAVSLRPSRGGKWISVTVTIEAHGKPQLDAIYRELTAHELVIWAL, encoded by the coding sequence ATGTCCGACCCCCAGGAAACCTTGTTCTCATTCCCCTGCAGCTTCCCGATCAAGGCGATGGGACTGGCCAACCGCGGCCTGGAGTCCGCGGTGATCGAGATCGTCCGCCGCCACGCGCCCGGTTTCGACGAAACGGCCGTCTCGCTCCGACCCAGCCGGGGCGGCAAATGGATCAGTGTGACCGTCACCATCGAGGCGCACGGAAAACCTCAGCTCGACGCCATCTATCGGGAGTTGACCGCGCATGAGCTGGTGATCTGGGCGCTGTGA
- the gltX gene encoding glutamate--tRNA ligase codes for MTVRTRFAPSPTGYLHVGGARTALFCYLYARKHGGQFVLRIEDTDLERSTAESVNAILEGMTWLGLDYDEGPFYQTQRFDRYNAVIEELLAKGLAYRCDCSKDRLEKLRVDQMAHKQKPRYDGHCRQRQIDPDAPHVIRFRNPADGVVIVDDLIRGRVPFANEELDDLIIRRTDGAPTYNLSVVVDDADMQITHVIRGDDHLNNTPRQINILRALGHEPPRYAHVPMILGDDGARLSKRHGAVSVISYRDQGYLPEALLNYLVRLGWSHGDQEIFSVEQMIDLFDIGDVNKSASAFNTDKLDWLNQQYLQHADPARIARLLSPHMGRLDIDPSTGPDLVEVVKAQAARAKTLTELAEISAFCYRDFDEFDEVSAKKHLRLVAREPLERVRAAFELMAYEDWTPEALKRAVERIAEELEVNMGKVAQPLRVAIVGRAASPGIDETLMLVGKDATLRRIDKALAYIATRG; via the coding sequence ATGACCGTTCGCACCCGCTTCGCCCCCTCTCCCACCGGTTATCTGCATGTCGGCGGCGCCCGCACCGCGCTCTTCTGCTATCTCTACGCCCGTAAGCACGGCGGTCAGTTCGTGCTGCGCATCGAGGATACCGACCTGGAGCGTTCCACGGCGGAATCGGTGAACGCCATCCTGGAGGGTATGACCTGGCTCGGGCTGGACTATGACGAGGGGCCGTTCTATCAGACCCAGCGCTTCGACCGTTATAACGCCGTGATCGAGGAACTGCTCGCGAAGGGTCTGGCCTATCGTTGCGACTGCTCGAAGGATCGGTTGGAGAAACTGCGTGTTGATCAGATGGCGCACAAGCAGAAGCCGCGTTATGACGGTCACTGCCGCCAGCGTCAGATCGACCCGGACGCGCCCCATGTGATCCGTTTCCGCAATCCGGCCGATGGTGTCGTGATCGTCGATGACCTGATCCGTGGCCGGGTGCCCTTCGCCAACGAGGAACTCGACGACCTCATCATCCGTCGCACCGACGGCGCGCCGACCTACAACCTGAGCGTGGTCGTCGACGACGCCGACATGCAGATCACCCATGTCATCCGCGGCGACGATCATCTGAACAACACCCCGCGCCAGATCAACATCCTGCGCGCGCTCGGGCATGAGCCGCCGCGGTATGCGCATGTCCCCATGATCCTCGGCGACGATGGGGCGCGACTGTCCAAGCGGCATGGCGCGGTCAGCGTGATTTCCTACCGCGATCAGGGTTATCTCCCCGAGGCGCTGCTGAACTATCTGGTGCGTCTCGGCTGGTCGCACGGCGATCAGGAGATCTTCTCGGTCGAGCAGATGATCGACCTGTTCGATATCGGCGATGTGAACAAATCCGCCTCCGCCTTCAACACCGACAAGCTGGACTGGCTGAACCAGCAATACCTGCAACACGCCGATCCGGCCCGCATCGCCCGACTGCTGAGCCCGCACATGGGACGGCTCGACATCGACCCCTCGACCGGCCCCGATCTGGTCGAGGTCGTCAAGGCCCAGGCCGCGCGCGCCAAGACCCTGACCGAACTGGCCGAGATCAGCGCCTTCTGCTATCGGGATTTCGACGAATTCGACGAGGTATCGGCCAAGAAGCATCTGCGTCTGGTCGCCCGCGAGCCGTTGGAGCGCGTGCGCGCCGCCTTCGAGTTGATGGCCTACGAGGACTGGACCCCAGAGGCGTTGAAACGGGCGGTCGAGCGGATCGCCGAGGAACTGGAGGTCAACATGGGCAAGGTCGCGCAACCGCTGCGGGTCGCCATCGTCGGCCGCGCCGCTTCGCCCGGCATCGACGAGACCCTGATGCTGGTCGGCAAGGACGCGACGTTGCGCCGGATCGACAAAGCGCTGGCCTATATCGCGACGCGCGGTTGA
- the lipB gene encoding lipoyl(octanoyl) transferase LipB, translating into MSDDAPPFRVRRLPGLQDYPATLAAMRDWTDARREDTRDEVWLLEHPPVFTLGQAGRLEHILAPGAIPVVQSDRGGQVTYHGPGQLIVYPLLDLRRTGLGVKRLVSLLEQCVIDLLDIYGIAAARRPNAPGVYVADAKIASLGLRIRQGCSYHGLALNVAMDLEPFRRINPCGYAGLAITQVSELVSGVTVADAGRALTAILERLLASPRIAERDPPGAS; encoded by the coding sequence GTGAGCGACGACGCCCCTCCCTTTCGGGTGCGCCGCCTGCCCGGTCTTCAGGATTACCCGGCCACGCTCGCCGCGATGCGCGACTGGACCGATGCCCGCCGTGAGGACACCCGCGACGAGGTCTGGTTGCTCGAACATCCGCCCGTCTTCACCCTGGGTCAGGCCGGCCGCCTGGAACACATCCTGGCGCCGGGCGCGATTCCGGTCGTCCAGTCGGATCGGGGCGGACAAGTGACCTATCACGGCCCCGGACAGTTGATCGTCTATCCGCTGCTCGATCTGCGGCGAACCGGTCTCGGCGTCAAGCGGCTGGTGAGTCTGCTGGAGCAATGCGTCATCGACCTGCTCGACATCTATGGAATCGCGGCAGCGCGTCGCCCCAATGCGCCCGGCGTCTATGTGGCGGACGCCAAGATCGCCTCGCTGGGTCTGCGGATCCGTCAGGGATGCAGCTATCACGGGCTGGCGCTGAATGTCGCGATGGATCTCGAACCCTTCCGACGCATCAACCCCTGCGGTTACGCCGGGCTCGCCATCACGCAGGTCTCGGAGCTGGTTTCCGGGGTCACGGTCGCCGACGCGGGCCGGGCGCTGACGGCAATCCTCGAACGCCTCCTTGCTTCCCCCAGGATCGCCGAGCGCGACCCGCCGGGCGCGTCTTAA
- a CDS encoding zinc-dependent alcohol dehydrogenase family protein — translation MKAIEMRETGEPSVLQWVERPRPEIAGPEEILVKLSAAGVNPVDTKIRRNGPLAPEGLPAILGCDGAGVVEAVGESVIRFKPGDEVWFCHGGLGGSVGNYAEYIVLDQHLAQARPRAIDMVEAAAAPLVLLTAWEALHDRARLVEGQRVLIHGGAGGVGHVAIQLARAAGARVCTTVSSAEKADFAHALGAEYCINYREEDLVESVMEWTEGQGVDIALDTVGPEVFRGTIPAMAQYGDLVTILDPGPELDLKEARLRNLRIGLELMLTPMLRSLPRARAHQGEILRRCGDLIDNGELRIQVSQTFPLEQAAQAHTLIEQGHVTGKLALVMA, via the coding sequence ATGAAAGCAATCGAGATGCGCGAGACCGGCGAACCATCCGTCCTGCAATGGGTTGAACGGCCCCGCCCCGAGATCGCGGGACCGGAAGAGATTCTGGTCAAGCTCAGCGCCGCTGGCGTCAATCCGGTCGATACCAAGATCCGTCGCAACGGCCCGCTGGCGCCCGAGGGGCTGCCCGCGATTCTGGGCTGTGACGGCGCGGGCGTGGTGGAGGCCGTGGGCGAGTCGGTGATCCGCTTCAAACCGGGCGACGAGGTCTGGTTCTGTCACGGCGGGCTCGGCGGATCCGTCGGGAACTATGCCGAATATATCGTTTTGGATCAGCATCTGGCGCAGGCCAGGCCCCGCGCGATCGACATGGTCGAGGCCGCGGCCGCCCCGCTGGTGCTGCTGACCGCCTGGGAGGCGCTGCATGACCGGGCGCGGCTCGTCGAAGGGCAGCGGGTGTTGATCCACGGCGGCGCGGGCGGGGTAGGGCATGTCGCCATCCAGCTTGCCAGGGCGGCCGGCGCGCGTGTCTGTACCACGGTCAGCAGTGCGGAAAAAGCCGACTTCGCCCATGCGCTCGGGGCCGAATACTGCATCAATTATCGGGAGGAGGATCTGGTCGAATCCGTGATGGAATGGACCGAGGGGCAGGGCGTGGACATTGCTCTCGACACGGTCGGCCCCGAGGTCTTTCGCGGGACCATTCCGGCCATGGCCCAGTATGGCGATCTGGTGACGATTCTGGATCCCGGTCCGGAGCTGGATCTAAAGGAGGCGCGTCTGCGCAATCTGCGCATCGGTCTTGAATTGATGCTGACCCCAATGCTTCGGAGCCTCCCGCGCGCGCGCGCCCATCAGGGCGAAATTCTGCGTCGCTGCGGCGATCTGATCGATAACGGCGAACTGCGTATCCAGGTCTCCCAAACCTTTCCGCTGGAACAGGCCGCGCAGGCGCACACGCTGATCGAGCAGGGGCATGTGACGGGCAAGCTGGCGCTGGTCATGGCCTGA
- a CDS encoding HAD family hydrolase translates to MPDPPLRLVTCDLDDTLWPCLPVIQAAEQALHVWLQTHAPRLAQAHGVASLRQHRRRILDETPAIAHDLGEVRHRSLIALLNDFGYPAQLADPAMDLFLEHRNRVEPYADVLPALRALAADYCLISLTNGNSNVEATSLRGLFRHSLTAAEVGAAKPNPALFHRALELAGCRPGECLHLGDDPWMDVEAARAIGLTAVWVNRTGRIWPEALAPPLLTVTNLAEVTAILSMT, encoded by the coding sequence ATGCCTGACCCGCCGCTTCGTCTCGTAACCTGCGATCTCGACGATACGCTCTGGCCCTGTCTGCCGGTCATCCAGGCGGCGGAGCAGGCGCTGCATGTCTGGCTGCAAACCCATGCGCCGCGACTCGCGCAGGCCCATGGCGTCGCAAGCCTGCGCCAGCACCGCCGCCGGATCCTGGACGAGACGCCCGCGATCGCGCACGACCTGGGAGAAGTCCGGCACCGCTCCTTGATCGCGCTGCTGAACGATTTCGGCTACCCGGCCCAACTCGCGGATCCGGCGATGGACCTCTTTCTGGAACATCGCAACCGGGTCGAACCCTATGCCGACGTGCTCCCGGCGTTGCGCGCGCTCGCCGCGGACTATTGTCTGATCTCGCTCACCAACGGCAATTCGAACGTCGAGGCCACGTCCCTACGGGGACTGTTTCGGCACAGCCTCACCGCCGCCGAGGTCGGTGCGGCCAAACCGAATCCGGCGTTATTCCATCGCGCGCTGGAACTCGCCGGCTGCCGGCCGGGCGAGTGTCTGCATCTGGGCGACGATCCCTGGATGGATGTCGAGGCCGCGCGGGCCATTGGCTTGACCGCCGTCTGGGTCAACCGGACCGGCCGGATCTGGCCGGAGGCGTTGGCTCCGCCGCTCCTGACGGTGACAAACCTCGCTGAAGTGACAGCAATTCTCAGTATGACCTGA
- a CDS encoding DUF3782 domain-containing protein has product MTTTTLDDVWALFREVAEAQKETDRKFQETARAIKDVNKRIGELGGQWGLFVENLVAPACERLFTERGIPVHMVSRRVMKRMGGDTLEIDVLVVNAEHVVDVEVKSSLGVEEVREFLEDLKRFRQFFPEYADKRLHGAVAGMRIEDGAAAFAYRQGLFVLAQTGDSVKILNDAKFAPKVW; this is encoded by the coding sequence ATGACGACAACGACGCTCGATGATGTCTGGGCACTGTTTCGGGAAGTGGCCGAGGCACAGAAAGAGACCGACCGGAAGTTTCAGGAGACCGCCCGAGCCATCAAGGATGTCAACAAGCGGATTGGCGAACTGGGCGGGCAATGGGGTCTGTTCGTCGAGAATCTGGTCGCCCCGGCCTGCGAGCGCTTGTTTACCGAGCGCGGCATTCCGGTGCACATGGTCAGCCGGCGGGTCATGAAGCGGATGGGCGGCGATACGCTGGAAATCGACGTGCTGGTGGTGAACGCCGAGCATGTGGTCGATGTAGAGGTCAAGAGCAGCCTGGGTGTCGAGGAGGTTCGTGAGTTTCTGGAGGATCTCAAGCGTTTCCGCCAGTTCTTCCCGGAGTATGCCGACAAGCGTTTGCATGGCGCGGTGGCGGGGATGCGCATCGAGGACGGCGCGGCGGCCTTCGCCTATCGTCAAGGGCTGTTCGTGCTGGCGCAGACCGGCGACAGCGTGAAGATTCTCAACGATGCCAAATTTGCGCCCAAGGTCTGGTGA
- a CDS encoding Mth938-like domain-containing protein codes for MRFSEANNTDGHLIDAYDADGIVIGGRRYRRGLIVTPERIVDPWGPSQPTGLTVEHLDELLAFAPQIIVLGTGRTLVFPDPSLYFSLMEQRIGLEVMDTGAACRTYNILMSEGRRVAAAFMAG; via the coding sequence ATGAGATTTTCCGAAGCAAACAACACGGACGGTCACCTGATCGATGCCTATGACGCGGATGGCATCGTGATCGGCGGACGACGCTATCGGCGGGGCTTGATCGTGACGCCCGAGCGGATCGTCGATCCCTGGGGACCGAGTCAACCGACCGGTTTGACGGTGGAGCATCTGGACGAACTGCTGGCATTCGCGCCTCAGATCATCGTGCTGGGGACCGGCCGCACCCTGGTCTTCCCCGACCCGAGCCTGTATTTCAGCCTGATGGAACAGCGGATCGGTCTCGAAGTCATGGACACCGGGGCCGCCTGTCGGACCTATAACATCCTGATGTCCGAGGGCCGTCGTGTCGCCGCCGCTTTTATGGCTGGATGA
- a CDS encoding 2-dehydropantoate 2-reductase, whose translation MTFTILGTGAVGGFYGSRLLQGGAVVRFVARSDLDFIRQQGLHVDSPLGNRHHFPVEVYASSEPIPPSDVVCIALKTTRNRRLPELLKPLIHDGTVILNLQNGLTMEDELAEAFPQACLIAGLCFLCSNKVGPGHVAHLDYGKVSFAPFDERGRDWIPRLMESFAAGGVAVESLPSLTQARWRKLAWNIPFNGLSVLLEANTDVLMADPDARSLAERLMAEVAVGATACGAPFEDDFTRKLLESTERMASYAPSMRLDFLARRELEIEYLYRRPLREAARQGVRLPAVETIASQLAFVDRRNRQA comes from the coding sequence TTGACCTTCACCATCCTCGGCACTGGCGCCGTGGGCGGTTTCTACGGATCGCGATTGCTCCAGGGCGGGGCCGTGGTGCGTTTCGTCGCGCGCAGCGATCTGGACTTCATCCGCCAGCAGGGACTGCACGTCGATTCGCCGCTCGGCAACCGGCATCATTTCCCGGTCGAGGTCTATGCCTCATCGGAGCCGATTCCGCCGAGCGATGTGGTCTGCATCGCGCTCAAGACGACCCGGAATCGTCGTCTGCCGGAACTGCTCAAGCCCTTGATCCACGACGGGACGGTCATTCTGAATCTCCAGAACGGCTTGACCATGGAAGATGAATTGGCCGAGGCGTTTCCCCAGGCATGCCTGATTGCGGGTCTGTGTTTTCTGTGCTCGAACAAGGTCGGTCCCGGACACGTCGCGCATCTCGATTACGGTAAGGTCAGCTTTGCCCCCTTTGACGAGCGCGGGCGCGACTGGATCCCGCGGCTGATGGAGTCGTTTGCCGCGGGCGGGGTCGCGGTCGAATCGCTGCCCTCGCTGACCCAGGCCCGCTGGCGAAAACTCGCCTGGAATATCCCCTTCAACGGTCTGTCGGTTCTGCTGGAGGCGAACACCGATGTCCTCATGGCGGACCCGGATGCCAGGTCGCTGGCGGAACGGTTGATGGCGGAGGTCGCGGTCGGCGCCACGGCCTGCGGCGCGCCGTTCGAGGATGATTTTACGCGCAAGCTGCTGGAGTCCACTGAACGGATGGCGTCCTATGCGCCCAGCATGCGTCTGGATTTTCTGGCCCGGCGCGAACTGGAGATCGAGTATCTATACCGTCGACCGCTACGCGAGGCGGCCAGACAGGGCGTCCGGCTGCCGGCGGTCGAGACGATCGCCAGCCAGTTGGCGTTCGTCGATCGTCGGAATCGTCAAGCGTGA
- a CDS encoding metallophosphoesterase family protein encodes MERVRVAILSDTHGALDARIQELVSQCDLAVHGGDIGHAAILAQLQPRLGRVLAVFGNNDVARKWPEEDRQLLVHLPEWLDQPLPGGHLVVIHGHQTNARDRHSLLRGRFSHARAIVYGHSHRLTMDVDARPWILNPGAAGRSRTHGGPSCMILTATPLEWQVETYRYPLSLLNQGVRYTCHQHEHTHPQLSQATQIAAPSGRTRDR; translated from the coding sequence ATGGAGCGCGTGCGTGTCGCCATCCTGTCCGATACGCACGGCGCGCTCGATGCGCGCATTCAGGAGCTTGTGAGCCAATGCGATCTGGCCGTGCATGGTGGCGACATCGGACATGCCGCCATCCTTGCTCAGCTTCAGCCCCGGCTGGGGCGCGTGCTGGCGGTGTTCGGCAATAACGATGTCGCGCGCAAATGGCCGGAGGAAGATCGTCAGCTTCTCGTGCATTTGCCGGAATGGCTGGATCAGCCGCTGCCCGGTGGACATCTGGTCGTGATCCATGGTCATCAGACCAATGCGCGCGATCGTCACAGCCTGTTGCGCGGACGTTTTTCGCATGCCCGGGCGATCGTCTATGGACACAGTCATCGACTGACGATGGATGTCGACGCCCGGCCCTGGATTCTCAACCCTGGCGCGGCCGGGCGTTCGCGTACCCACGGCGGGCCTTCCTGCATGATCCTGACCGCGACGCCGCTGGAATGGCAGGTCGAGACCTATCGTTATCCTCTATCACTCTTGAATCAGGGCGTCAGATACACCTGTCATCAGCATGAGCATACCCATCCCCAACTCTCTCAAGCCACCCAAATCGCTGCTCCGTCTGGTCGGACGCGCGATCGCTGA
- a CDS encoding D-alanyl-D-alanine carboxypeptidase family protein, protein MKSASPILFLWLILCALPLSPASAQPPIPAPPELAAKGYLLVDFNSGKTLIEQNADERLEPASLTKIMTAYVVFRELAGGKIKLTDQVMISEKAWRTGGSKMFIEVGKQVGLEDLLKGMIIQSGNDASVALAEHTAGSIDAFANLMNDHARRLGMADSHFTNPNGLPDPDLYTTARDMARVTLALIREFPEYYAWYSNREFVYNNITQQNRNPLLARDASADGVKTGYTKAAGYCLVGSAKREDMRLISVVMGSATPKARAEASLALLNYGFRFYESHRLYPANQPIESIRVWYGDLENLPVGPATDVFATIPRGVYDKLGARLEKTSDFIAPIALGAQVGDIIVTLDEAEIARVPLVALQEVAEGNLWRKFVDSILKLVDSLLH, encoded by the coding sequence ATGAAGTCAGCCTCCCCAATCTTGTTCCTGTGGTTAATTCTGTGTGCCTTGCCGCTCTCCCCGGCGAGCGCGCAGCCGCCGATTCCCGCCCCTCCCGAACTGGCGGCCAAGGGCTATCTGTTGGTCGATTTCAATAGCGGCAAGACCTTGATCGAGCAAAATGCCGACGAGCGTCTGGAACCGGCGAGCCTGACCAAGATCATGACCGCCTATGTGGTGTTTCGCGAACTCGCCGGCGGCAAGATCAAGCTGACCGACCAGGTCATGATCAGCGAGAAGGCTTGGCGGACGGGCGGCTCGAAGATGTTCATCGAGGTCGGCAAACAGGTCGGCCTGGAGGATCTGCTCAAGGGCATGATCATCCAGTCCGGCAACGATGCCTCGGTGGCGCTGGCCGAGCATACCGCCGGCAGTATCGACGCCTTCGCCAACCTGATGAACGATCATGCCCGGCGGCTGGGCATGGCCGACAGTCATTTCACCAATCCCAACGGACTCCCCGACCCGGATCTTTACACCACCGCCCGCGACATGGCGCGCGTCACGCTGGCCTTGATCAGGGAGTTCCCCGAGTATTACGCCTGGTACAGCAATCGGGAATTCGTCTACAACAACATCACGCAGCAGAACCGCAACCCGCTGCTCGCGCGCGACGCCAGCGCCGATGGCGTCAAGACCGGCTATACCAAGGCCGCCGGTTACTGTCTGGTGGGATCGGCCAAGCGCGAGGACATGCGCCTGATTTCGGTGGTCATGGGATCGGCGACGCCCAAGGCGCGCGCCGAGGCAAGTCTGGCCCTGCTGAACTACGGATTCCGGTTCTACGAGAGCCATCGCCTCTATCCCGCCAACCAGCCGATCGAGTCGATTCGCGTCTGGTACGGCGATCTTGAAAACCTGCCGGTCGGTCCCGCCACGGATGTCTTCGCGACCATTCCGCGCGGCGTCTATGACAAACTCGGCGCGCGACTGGAAAAGACCTCCGACTTCATCGCCCCGATCGCCCTGGGCGCGCAAGTCGGCGACATCATCGTCACCCTGGACGAGGCGGAGATCGCACGGGTTCCCTTGGTCGCACTCCAGGAAGTCGCCGAGGGCAACCTGTGGCGTAAATTCGTCGACAGCATTCTGAAACTGGTCGACAGTCTTCTCCATTGA
- the tgt gene encoding tRNA guanosine(34) transglycosylase Tgt, with protein MEFDLLGRDGLARRGHLRFARGTVETPAFMPVGTYGTVKAMTPEELLEIGAEIVLGNTFHLMLRPGTDVIRRCGDLHRFMHWERPILTDSGGFQVFSLGDLRRITEEGVHFQSPIDGSPVFLSPEVSMRVQRELGSDIVMIFDECTPYPADEDRARASMELSLRWAARSRAAHGDNPAALFGIVQGGMHERPRAESLDGLQAIGFDGYAIGGLSVGEPEADRLRVLDFLADKLPVDRPRYLMGVGTPEDIVAAVRRGIDMFDCVMPTRHARNGYLFTHQGTVKIRNAIHRTDDGPLDPLCDCYTCRHYSRAYLHHLDKCKEILGARLATIHNLRYYQTLMRGLREAIAAGRLDGFVAEFEGLRALT; from the coding sequence ATGGAATTCGATCTGCTTGGCCGTGACGGCCTGGCCCGCCGTGGCCACCTGCGCTTCGCGCGCGGCACGGTCGAGACCCCGGCCTTCATGCCGGTGGGCACCTATGGCACGGTCAAGGCGATGACCCCGGAGGAACTGCTGGAGATCGGCGCCGAGATCGTTCTCGGCAACACCTTCCATCTGATGCTGCGTCCCGGCACCGACGTCATCCGCCGCTGCGGCGATCTGCATCGCTTCATGCACTGGGAGCGCCCCATCCTCACCGACTCCGGCGGCTTCCAGGTCTTCAGCCTGGGCGATCTGCGCCGGATCACCGAGGAGGGCGTGCACTTCCAGTCGCCGATCGACGGCAGCCCGGTGTTCCTTAGCCCCGAGGTCTCGATGCGGGTCCAGCGCGAACTGGGCTCGGACATCGTCATGATCTTCGACGAATGCACCCCCTATCCCGCCGACGAGGACCGGGCGCGCGCCTCGATGGAACTCTCGCTGCGCTGGGCGGCGCGTTCGCGCGCGGCCCATGGCGACAATCCGGCGGCGCTGTTCGGCATCGTCCAGGGCGGGATGCACGAGCGCCCGCGCGCCGAGTCGCTGGACGGGCTGCAAGCCATCGGTTTCGACGGCTACGCGATCGGCGGTCTCTCGGTGGGCGAGCCGGAAGCGGATCGGTTGCGGGTGCTGGATTTTCTCGCCGACAAACTCCCGGTCGACCGTCCGCGCTATCTGATGGGCGTCGGCACCCCGGAGGACATCGTCGCCGCCGTGCGGCGCGGCATCGACATGTTCGACTGCGTCATGCCGACCCGCCATGCCCGCAACGGCTATCTCTTCACCCACCAGGGCACGGTGAAGATCCGCAACGCCATCCATCGCACCGACGATGGACCGCTGGATCCCTTGTGCGACTGTTACACCTGCCGTCATTACAGCCGCGCCTATCTGCATCATCTCGATAAATGCAAAGAGATCCTGGGGGCGCGACTGGCTACCATCCACAACCTGCGCTATTACCAGACCCTGATGCGCGGACTGCGGGAGGCGATCGCCGCCGGCCGGCTCGATGGCTTTGTCGCCGAGTTCGAGGGGTTGCGCGCTTTGACGTAG
- the cowN gene encoding N(2)-fixation sustaining protein CowN, with protein sequence MQCPTEKTDRYISFDGIACDEHARRIVLSIRDCLGDLARPSPWQAYFETKLSESERRGHDDLYFVGSQVNTIRELFEQHGREEALDLLERVEEECC encoded by the coding sequence GTGCAGTGCCCTACCGAAAAAACCGACCGCTACATCAGCTTCGATGGCATCGCCTGCGACGAACATGCCCGTCGCATCGTCCTCTCGATCCGCGACTGCCTCGGCGACCTCGCTCGCCCGTCGCCTTGGCAAGCCTATTTCGAGACCAAATTGAGCGAGTCGGAACGCCGGGGTCATGACGATCTGTATTTCGTGGGAAGTCAGGTCAATACGATCCGCGAACTGTTCGAGCAGCATGGGCGCGAGGAGGCATTGGACTTGCTGGAGCGAGTCGAGGAGGAGTGCTGTTAA
- a CDS encoding Hsp20/alpha crystallin family protein — translation MADDAKTSTAAPWSRVSADSHAWAIITLGIKKRRSVMKTKRTELAEAVPRREMTLFDEMDRAFDDLLTRGGLRRGWLHPFRGLWPEWGGMETAFEITPMIDVIDREAEVLVRAEVPGVEKKDLEVDLAGDMLTIKGERRHEETKEEGAYFRSEIAHGRFSRTIRLPAEVAMEDVKAEAEFKDGVLEIHLPKTEKTERRRIEVQ, via the coding sequence ATGGCGGATGACGCCAAGACGAGCACTGCCGCACCCTGGTCGCGCGTCTCTGCAGACTCGCATGCTTGGGCTATAATTACGTTAGGAATCAAGAAGAGGAGGAGTGTCATGAAAACCAAACGCACCGAGCTCGCCGAGGCGGTTCCGCGTCGTGAAATGACTCTTTTCGACGAAATGGATCGCGCTTTCGACGATCTCTTGACACGAGGTGGATTGCGGCGTGGCTGGTTGCATCCGTTCCGTGGGCTGTGGCCGGAGTGGGGCGGGATGGAGACGGCGTTCGAGATCACCCCGATGATCGATGTGATCGACCGCGAGGCCGAGGTTCTGGTCCGGGCTGAGGTGCCGGGTGTCGAGAAGAAAGACCTCGAAGTGGATCTGGCGGGCGATATGCTGACGATCAAGGGCGAGCGCAGGCACGAGGAAACCAAGGAGGAGGGCGCCTATTTCCGTTCCGAAATCGCGCATGGGCGTTTCAGCCGGACGATCCGGCTGCCGGCAGAAGTCGCGATGGAGGATGTCAAGGCCGAGGCCGAGTTCAAGGATGGCGTGCTTGAGATCCATTTGCCGAAGACGGAAAAGACCGAGCGGCGTCGCATCGAGGTTCAATGA